From Cannabis sativa cultivar Pink pepper isolate KNU-18-1 chromosome 8, ASM2916894v1, whole genome shotgun sequence, a single genomic window includes:
- the LOC115699080 gene encoding protein LONGIFOLIA 1 isoform X1 — MSAKLIYSLSDENPDLQKQIGCMNGFFQLFDRHRYLAAGRVNSHSQKRLPPPGENGNKAAETDVKLEKTSEKNAKKVVKEKRRNSTESPRVSISSSCSSTFSSVHQEPSQSIQANLVETPSSDLPANQLNGSAQLSRKSLDLRDVVKDSMHREARGLLVKTTTKEAAFHTLRYIDSPRPSEPAKSVKPAIAGFNESFRVFGRRSSSEGPRNSYEGRDDRALCRPKDLRRLSYDGRESQDTLKSTGKFKELPRLSLDSRQSSIRGLNSETKSAYLLNDPRMEKRNCVEVTTLQQEPGSSKRASSVVAKLMGLVEPMPITDDLSSRHNTLENEKSDPFSISSRATHTNKHDHFSGSPKNSQKDLTSQIRNGGSAAKIAANQKIPMETAPWRQPHGNKGSQPPAFKCYESPTKAPTAPLTVYGEIEKRLADLEFKKSGKDLRALKQILEAMQKTKDTLDSKKGQKILSGASDNGSDHSSNLGSGQRNLQSNTSFSPTAKGSRSPQHYNSPIVLIKPTKLLGKNTPPACNINSVDSLQDSSKFRTSNSADHRKVSVEKQTKHLNPRNTQVTNALNRHHSSQDKNNTMTSRSPQNSKMTHSDSEENSTSSGRSSGAMSPRLQQRRFGLDKQSAPASPDSSRTRRQCSRQPIECSSPGRKCTPKPSNMQRANGQLRDTRTNSRDLSHQDITISLQSESSISLASDVDNEVTSIIQADKINNIYCERNGLKPKNTAAGFPVNRTMTGTEKATSEQPSPVSVLDAFYRDESPSPVKKKSNAFKGEEYDETPYPDELDWELMHIYQPSNDRKFNLSSEVDYKTLVYIWAQTKQEMNCTDLERIIANNAVVCDSTNPDHIYISDILSASNVFKKFESDWMDIQFNSSYHMINPNMFFALEQLKSRTQLSHNEHRNDKSQLQKYDKKVNRKLVFDVVNEILVRKFVETNFLIQWLSQEKLKCKKPNGQRLLKDLCSEIDQLQGNSSSSSLDWPMDSSEYEQEIPAVVLDVERLIFKDLITEVLSEKCRFGGHRRQLFPK, encoded by the exons ATGTCTGCAAAGCTCATATATTCGTTATCAGATGAAAACCCAGATCTGCAAAAGCAAATTGGGTGCATGAATGGATTTTTTCAACTCTTTGACCGTCACCGTTACCTTGCTGCCGGACGAGTCAATAGCCATAGCCAGAAGAGATTGCCTCCGCCAG GTGAAAATGGCAACAAAGCAGCAGAAACAGACGTTAAATTGGAAAAGACTTCA GAAAAGAATGCAAAGAAAGTAGTTAAAGAGAAACGACGGAACTCCACAGAATCACCAAGAGTTTCAatttcttcctcttgttcgtcTACCTTCTCATCTGTTCACCAAGAACCATCTCAATCCATCCAAGCAAATCTTGTTGAAACCCCATCGAGCGATCTGCCTGCGAACCAGCTGAATGGTTCTGCGCAGTTAAGCCGGAAATCTCTTGATCTACGAGATGTTGTTAAAGACTCAATGCACAGAGAAGCTCGCGGCTTATTGGTGAAAACTACAACCAAGGAAGCAGCGTTTCATACTCTGAGATACATAGACTCCCCTAGACCTTCAGAACCAGCCAAATCTGTCAAACCAGCAATTGCTGGTTTTAATGAATCGTTTCGAGTTTTTGGTAGGCGGAGTAGTAGTGAAGGGCCTAGGAATTCTTACGAAGGGAGGGATGATCGTGCTCTTTGTCGACCAAAGGATTTAAGAAGGCTCTCTTATGACGGAAGAGAATCACAGGACACACTCAAATCCACAGGAAAGTTCAAAGAACTTCCGAGGCTGTCACTTGACAGTAGACAAAGCAGCATAAGGGGTTTGAACTCTGAGACGAAATCAGCTTATCTCTTAAATGATCCTCGAATGGAGAAAAGGAATTGTGTCGAAGTGACTACCCTGCAGCAAGAACCAGGGAGTTCAAAACGAGCATCTAGTGTTGTAGCAAAGTTGATGGGATTGGTAGAGCCAATGCCAATTACTGATGATCTCTCTTCAAGGCACAATACATTGGAAAATGAAAAAAGTGATCCCTTTTCAATATCATCAAGAGCGACCCACACAAACAAGCATGATCATTTTTCTGGATCCCCAAAGAATTCCCAGAAGGACCTGACCTCCCAGATAAGAAATGGTGGCTCTGCAGCAAAGATCGCAGCAAATCAGAAAATTCCAATGGAAACAGCTCCATGGAGGCAACCACATGGGAACAAGGGTTCTCAACCTCCAGCTTTCAAGTGTTACGAATCACCCACAAAGGCCCCAACCGCACCATTGACAGTCTATGGTGAAATTGAGAAAAGGTTGGCAGATCTTGAGTTCAAAAAATCTGGAAAAGATCTCAGAGCTCTTAAACAGATACTTGAAGCAATGCAGAAGACAAAAGACACCTTAGACAGTAAGAAAGGTCAAAAAATTCTGTCTGGAGCAAGCGACAATGGAAGTGATCATAGCTCAAACTTGGGCAGTGGCCAGAGAAACCTACAAAGTAATACCTCATTTTCTCCAACTGCCAAAGGGTCTAGATCTCCACAACATTATAACTCCCCGATAGTCCTCATAAAACCAACTAAACTTCTAGGAAAAAACACCCCTCCAGCCTGCAACATCAATTCAGTTGACAGCTTGCAGGACTCGAGCAAGTTTCGTACCAGTAACTCTGCAGATCACAGAAAGGTATCTGTTGAGAAACAAACGAAACATTTAAATCCAAGGAACACGCAAGTCACAAATGCCTTGAATCGACACCATTCTTCCCAAGATAAAAATAACACGATGACATCAAGATCTCCACAGAATTCAAAGATGACTCACAGTGACAGTGAAGAAAACAGCACAAGCTCAGGTAGAAGCTCTGGAGCCATGAGCCCTAGATTACAACAAAGGAGGTTTGGTTTGGACAAACAGTCTGCTCCGGCAAGCCCTGATTCAAGCAGGACAAGAAGGCAATGCAGCAGGCAACCAATTGAATGCAGTAGCCCAGGTAGAAAATGCACGCCAAAGCCTTCCAATATGCAGCGAGCTAATGGCCAATTACGTGACACCAGGACCAACAGCAGAGACTTGAGTCACCAAGACATCACCATTTCTCTTCAATCTGAAAGTAGTATCAGCTTGGCCTCAGATGTAGACAATGAAGTCACGAGCATCATACAAGCTGATAAGATAAACAACATCTACTGCGAGCGCAATGGCCTAAAACCAAAA aACACAGCTGCTGGGTTCCCTGTAAACAGGACAATGACAGGAACAGAGAAAGCTACCTCAGAACAACCAAGCCCTGTCTCCGTTCTTGATGCATTCTATAGAGATGAGTCGCCATCCCCAGTGAAGAAGAAGTCAAATGCCTTTAAAGGTGAAGAAT ATGATGAGACACCATACCCTGATGAACTGGACTGGGAGCTGATGCATATATATCAGCCATCCAACGACAGAAAATTTAATCTCAGCTCGGAAGTTGACTATAAAACACTAGTATACATCTGGGCTCAAACTAAACAAGAGATGAACTGCACTGACCTGGAGCGAATCATTGCCAATAATGCAGTTGTCTGTGATAGCACAAATCCAGACCACATATACATTTCTGATATATTGTCAGCATCAAATGTCTTCAAAAAATTTGAGTCAGACTGGATGGACATTCAATTCAACTCATCATACCACATGATCAACCCCAACATGTTCTTTGCATTGGAACAACTCAAGTCTAGAACACAGCTTTCGCACAATGAACACAGAAATGATAAGAGTCAACTGCAGAAATATGATAAAAAAGTTAACAGAAAACTAGTATTTGATGTTGTCAATGAGATTCTAGTTCGCAAATTTGTGGAGACAAATTTTCTGATTCAGTGGCTTTCACAAGAGAAACTGAAATGTAAAAAGCCAAACGGGCAGCGACTTCTTAAAGACTTGTGCTCGGAGATTGACCAGCTTCAAGGCAACAGCTCAAGCAGTAGTCTGGATTGGCCTATGGATTCGTCAGAGTATGAACAAGAAATCCCAGCAGTGGTGTTGGATGTAGAGAGGTTGATCTTTAAGGATTTGATCACTGAAGTTCTGAGTGAGAAATGCCGATTTGGTGGACATCGCAGGCAACTGTTTCCCAAGTAG
- the LOC115699080 gene encoding protein LONGIFOLIA 1 isoform X2, with translation MSAKLIYSLSDENPDLQKQIGCMNGFFQLFDRHRYLAAGRVNSHSQKRLPPPGENGNKAAETDVKLEKTSEKNAKKVVKEKRRNSTESPRVSISSSCSSTFSSVHQEPSQSIQANLVETPSSDLPANQLNGSAQLSRKSLDLRDVVKDSMHREARGLLVKTTTKEAAFHTLRYIDSPRPSEPAKSVKPAIAGFNESFRVFGRRSSSEGPRNSYEGRDDRALCRPKDLRRLSYDGRESQDTLKSTGKFKELPRLSLDSRQSSIRGLNSETKSAYLLNDPRMEKRNCVEVTTLQQEPGSSKRASSVVAKLMGLVEPMPITDDLSSRHNTLENEKSDPFSISSRATHTNKHDHFSGSPKNSQKDLTSQIRNGGSAAKIAANQKIPMETAPWRQPHGNKGSQPPAFKCYESPTKAPTAPLTVYGEIEKRLADLEFKKSGKDLRALKQILEAMQKTKDTLDSKKGQKILSGASDNGSDHSSNLGSGQRNLQSNTSFSPTAKGSRSPQHYNSPIVLIKPTKLLGKNTPPACNINSVDSLQDSSKFRTSNSADHRKVSVEKQTKHLNPRNTQVTNALNRHHSSQDKNNTMTSRSPQNSKMTHSDSEENSTSSGRSSGAMSPRLQQRRFGLDKQSAPASPDSSRTRRQCSRQPIECSSPGRKCTPKPSNMQRANGQLRDTRTNSRDLSHQDITISLQSESSISLASDVDNEVTSIIQADKINNIYCERNGLKPKNTAAGFPVNRTMTGTEKATSEQPSPVSVLDAFYRDESPSPVKKKSNAFKDDETPYPDELDWELMHIYQPSNDRKFNLSSEVDYKTLVYIWAQTKQEMNCTDLERIIANNAVVCDSTNPDHIYISDILSASNVFKKFESDWMDIQFNSSYHMINPNMFFALEQLKSRTQLSHNEHRNDKSQLQKYDKKVNRKLVFDVVNEILVRKFVETNFLIQWLSQEKLKCKKPNGQRLLKDLCSEIDQLQGNSSSSSLDWPMDSSEYEQEIPAVVLDVERLIFKDLITEVLSEKCRFGGHRRQLFPK, from the exons ATGTCTGCAAAGCTCATATATTCGTTATCAGATGAAAACCCAGATCTGCAAAAGCAAATTGGGTGCATGAATGGATTTTTTCAACTCTTTGACCGTCACCGTTACCTTGCTGCCGGACGAGTCAATAGCCATAGCCAGAAGAGATTGCCTCCGCCAG GTGAAAATGGCAACAAAGCAGCAGAAACAGACGTTAAATTGGAAAAGACTTCA GAAAAGAATGCAAAGAAAGTAGTTAAAGAGAAACGACGGAACTCCACAGAATCACCAAGAGTTTCAatttcttcctcttgttcgtcTACCTTCTCATCTGTTCACCAAGAACCATCTCAATCCATCCAAGCAAATCTTGTTGAAACCCCATCGAGCGATCTGCCTGCGAACCAGCTGAATGGTTCTGCGCAGTTAAGCCGGAAATCTCTTGATCTACGAGATGTTGTTAAAGACTCAATGCACAGAGAAGCTCGCGGCTTATTGGTGAAAACTACAACCAAGGAAGCAGCGTTTCATACTCTGAGATACATAGACTCCCCTAGACCTTCAGAACCAGCCAAATCTGTCAAACCAGCAATTGCTGGTTTTAATGAATCGTTTCGAGTTTTTGGTAGGCGGAGTAGTAGTGAAGGGCCTAGGAATTCTTACGAAGGGAGGGATGATCGTGCTCTTTGTCGACCAAAGGATTTAAGAAGGCTCTCTTATGACGGAAGAGAATCACAGGACACACTCAAATCCACAGGAAAGTTCAAAGAACTTCCGAGGCTGTCACTTGACAGTAGACAAAGCAGCATAAGGGGTTTGAACTCTGAGACGAAATCAGCTTATCTCTTAAATGATCCTCGAATGGAGAAAAGGAATTGTGTCGAAGTGACTACCCTGCAGCAAGAACCAGGGAGTTCAAAACGAGCATCTAGTGTTGTAGCAAAGTTGATGGGATTGGTAGAGCCAATGCCAATTACTGATGATCTCTCTTCAAGGCACAATACATTGGAAAATGAAAAAAGTGATCCCTTTTCAATATCATCAAGAGCGACCCACACAAACAAGCATGATCATTTTTCTGGATCCCCAAAGAATTCCCAGAAGGACCTGACCTCCCAGATAAGAAATGGTGGCTCTGCAGCAAAGATCGCAGCAAATCAGAAAATTCCAATGGAAACAGCTCCATGGAGGCAACCACATGGGAACAAGGGTTCTCAACCTCCAGCTTTCAAGTGTTACGAATCACCCACAAAGGCCCCAACCGCACCATTGACAGTCTATGGTGAAATTGAGAAAAGGTTGGCAGATCTTGAGTTCAAAAAATCTGGAAAAGATCTCAGAGCTCTTAAACAGATACTTGAAGCAATGCAGAAGACAAAAGACACCTTAGACAGTAAGAAAGGTCAAAAAATTCTGTCTGGAGCAAGCGACAATGGAAGTGATCATAGCTCAAACTTGGGCAGTGGCCAGAGAAACCTACAAAGTAATACCTCATTTTCTCCAACTGCCAAAGGGTCTAGATCTCCACAACATTATAACTCCCCGATAGTCCTCATAAAACCAACTAAACTTCTAGGAAAAAACACCCCTCCAGCCTGCAACATCAATTCAGTTGACAGCTTGCAGGACTCGAGCAAGTTTCGTACCAGTAACTCTGCAGATCACAGAAAGGTATCTGTTGAGAAACAAACGAAACATTTAAATCCAAGGAACACGCAAGTCACAAATGCCTTGAATCGACACCATTCTTCCCAAGATAAAAATAACACGATGACATCAAGATCTCCACAGAATTCAAAGATGACTCACAGTGACAGTGAAGAAAACAGCACAAGCTCAGGTAGAAGCTCTGGAGCCATGAGCCCTAGATTACAACAAAGGAGGTTTGGTTTGGACAAACAGTCTGCTCCGGCAAGCCCTGATTCAAGCAGGACAAGAAGGCAATGCAGCAGGCAACCAATTGAATGCAGTAGCCCAGGTAGAAAATGCACGCCAAAGCCTTCCAATATGCAGCGAGCTAATGGCCAATTACGTGACACCAGGACCAACAGCAGAGACTTGAGTCACCAAGACATCACCATTTCTCTTCAATCTGAAAGTAGTATCAGCTTGGCCTCAGATGTAGACAATGAAGTCACGAGCATCATACAAGCTGATAAGATAAACAACATCTACTGCGAGCGCAATGGCCTAAAACCAAAA aACACAGCTGCTGGGTTCCCTGTAAACAGGACAATGACAGGAACAGAGAAAGCTACCTCAGAACAACCAAGCCCTGTCTCCGTTCTTGATGCATTCTATAGAGATGAGTCGCCATCCCCAGTGAAGAAGAAGTCAAATGCCTTTAAAG ATGATGAGACACCATACCCTGATGAACTGGACTGGGAGCTGATGCATATATATCAGCCATCCAACGACAGAAAATTTAATCTCAGCTCGGAAGTTGACTATAAAACACTAGTATACATCTGGGCTCAAACTAAACAAGAGATGAACTGCACTGACCTGGAGCGAATCATTGCCAATAATGCAGTTGTCTGTGATAGCACAAATCCAGACCACATATACATTTCTGATATATTGTCAGCATCAAATGTCTTCAAAAAATTTGAGTCAGACTGGATGGACATTCAATTCAACTCATCATACCACATGATCAACCCCAACATGTTCTTTGCATTGGAACAACTCAAGTCTAGAACACAGCTTTCGCACAATGAACACAGAAATGATAAGAGTCAACTGCAGAAATATGATAAAAAAGTTAACAGAAAACTAGTATTTGATGTTGTCAATGAGATTCTAGTTCGCAAATTTGTGGAGACAAATTTTCTGATTCAGTGGCTTTCACAAGAGAAACTGAAATGTAAAAAGCCAAACGGGCAGCGACTTCTTAAAGACTTGTGCTCGGAGATTGACCAGCTTCAAGGCAACAGCTCAAGCAGTAGTCTGGATTGGCCTATGGATTCGTCAGAGTATGAACAAGAAATCCCAGCAGTGGTGTTGGATGTAGAGAGGTTGATCTTTAAGGATTTGATCACTGAAGTTCTGAGTGAGAAATGCCGATTTGGTGGACATCGCAGGCAACTGTTTCCCAAGTAG